A genomic window from Candidatus Obscuribacterales bacterium includes:
- a CDS encoding trypsin-like peptidase domain-containing protein, which yields MAPLNPLIPNSSELESTLKLEQNDIRTQAATRLLEDVRGSVVKVMAGTDTKFCCDGFFINDGTEIVTSNNLFQSEDAIKNIQIVTNTGETIAAEIEKRQDGHDEVVLKLPGVKPGSHKGLKLGSSDELVERESVYVYGHKEWNAPPVLAAGRVQSHYFVEGEDVPRQQFIDCVMPPEVGMSGSPLINEDGEVVGMYRTQRETKPSASQNVLVKFDDVYEIQSVLDGKRETASADAAETVEKPTEAQLKAITDKVGKLTKPTVIEIGADWCPACQKMQSTLDKTEKKYGESLQVVRVNFDKDKDFARAFNVRALPTVIYIGVGPDGEILSQEDSVGFSESAFQQHIDKLLKDKKPETSP from the coding sequence ATGGCACCTCTGAACCCGTTAATTCCCAATTCCAGCGAACTGGAATCCACCCTCAAGCTTGAACAGAACGATATCAGGACACAGGCTGCGACGCGGCTTCTAGAAGACGTGCGCGGATCAGTTGTGAAAGTGATGGCGGGGACAGATACCAAATTTTGTTGCGATGGATTTTTCATCAATGATGGTACGGAAATTGTCACAAGCAATAATCTCTTTCAGTCGGAAGACGCGATTAAGAATATTCAGATAGTTACAAATACTGGTGAAACAATTGCTGCGGAAATTGAGAAACGCCAAGATGGTCACGACGAAGTAGTACTCAAATTGCCTGGTGTTAAGCCGGGCAGTCATAAGGGTTTGAAACTAGGCTCAAGTGATGAACTTGTTGAACGTGAAAGTGTTTATGTCTATGGACATAAAGAATGGAATGCTCCGCCTGTATTAGCAGCTGGACGCGTGCAATCGCATTATTTTGTTGAGGGCGAAGATGTACCGAGACAGCAATTTATCGACTGTGTAATGCCACCAGAAGTGGGCATGTCCGGCAGTCCGCTTATTAACGAAGATGGCGAAGTCGTCGGTATGTATCGTACGCAGAGAGAAACCAAGCCAAGCGCATCCCAAAATGTCTTGGTCAAATTTGATGATGTCTATGAAATCCAGAGTGTTCTGGATGGTAAAAGAGAGACTGCGTCTGCTGATGCCGCAGAGACTGTTGAAAAACCAACCGAAGCGCAACTGAAAGCCATTACCGACAAGGTTGGTAAGTTGACCAAGCCAACAGTTATTGAAATTGGTGCGGATTGGTGTCCGGCTTGCCAGAAAATGCAATCAACACTCGATAAAACTGAGAAGAAATATGGCGAAAGTTTGCAAGTCGTAAGAGTCAATTTTGACAAGGACAAGGACTTCGCGCGGGCTTTCAACGTAAGGGCTTTGCCGACGGTAATTTATATAGGCGTTGGGCCGGATGGTGAGATATTGAGCCAGGAAGACAGCGTTGGTTTTTCGGAGTCAGCCTTCCAGCAGCATATCGACAAGTTACTTAAGGACAAGAAGCCTGAGACTAGTCCCTAG
- a CDS encoding cytochrome d ubiquinol oxidase subunit II, whose protein sequence is MLPIEVLLAIIMVISLNFYVLLGGADYGGGVWDLLSFGPRRDKQRELIAEAIGPIWEANHVWLILVIVILFTGFPLAFGQISTYLNIPLTLMLVGIVLRGSAFTFRSYDTKDDSVQRRWGRMFAIASTITPILIGILVGAISSDKFPLLTSDFVSSFVWTWLRPFPVCVGFFALILFAFLASVYLTLEAEDADVKEDFRKRALVSSILVFLMAVLVFLLAGDDAPHIRHVLTNSIWTIPLHLATGFFAIGAIITLWMRKYDLARLFTVLQVSLILWGWALAQFPFLVRPAITIYAAAAPKITLELLLGALIAGALLLFPSFYYLFVVFKTKKAD, encoded by the coding sequence ATGCTGCCTATAGAAGTTCTTTTAGCAATCATTATGGTTATCTCGCTGAACTTCTATGTTCTTTTAGGTGGTGCTGATTACGGTGGTGGCGTGTGGGATCTTCTTTCATTTGGTCCACGCAGAGATAAGCAAAGAGAATTGATCGCGGAAGCAATCGGACCAATTTGGGAAGCGAACCACGTTTGGTTGATATTAGTAATTGTCATTCTGTTTACAGGCTTTCCTCTGGCTTTCGGGCAGATAAGCACTTACTTGAATATTCCCTTGACCTTAATGCTTGTTGGAATTGTCTTGCGTGGGTCTGCTTTTACATTCAGAAGCTATGACACCAAAGATGACTCGGTGCAGCGGCGCTGGGGGCGTATGTTTGCCATTGCCAGCACTATTACGCCCATCCTAATAGGTATTCTTGTCGGCGCAATATCCTCAGATAAATTCCCTTTGTTGACCTCGGATTTTGTTTCCAGTTTTGTCTGGACGTGGTTGCGACCGTTTCCTGTTTGTGTGGGGTTTTTTGCTCTAATTTTGTTTGCATTTCTAGCTTCTGTTTATTTGACCCTAGAGGCTGAGGATGCAGATGTAAAAGAAGACTTTCGCAAGCGTGCACTGGTATCAAGCATCCTTGTATTTCTAATGGCTGTGTTGGTATTTCTTTTAGCTGGTGATGATGCTCCTCACATAAGGCATGTGTTAACAAACAGCATCTGGACTATTCCACTACATCTGGCGACCGGATTTTTTGCAATCGGAGCGATTATCACGCTCTGGATGCGCAAGTATGATTTGGCGAGACTTTTTACGGTCCTTCAGGTCTCATTAATATTGTGGGGCTGGGCGCTCGCACAATTCCCGTTTCTGGTGAGACCTGCCATAACCATATACGCCGCCGCTGCACCTAAGATCACGTTGGAACTTTTGCTGGGAGCCTTAATTGCAGGCGCATTGCTTCTTTTCCCGTCCTTTTATTATCTCTTTGTTGTATTTAAGACAAAGAAAGCGGATTAA
- a CDS encoding cytochrome ubiquinol oxidase subunit I: protein MEDLIFARMQMGVSLVFHIVFACIGVAMPLLMVIAEWLWLKTGDDVYLDLAKRWAKGTAILFAVGAVSGTVISFELGLLWPKFMEFAGAVIGMPFALEGFAFFTEAIFLGIYLYGWEKVSKVQHLLAGVVVALSGAASATFVVIANAWMNTPAGFRLENGKPVDIDPVAAMFTPAALPQILHMDIAAYAATGFLVAGIHAFMLLKDKTNRFHRAAFAIALSIGVVMGILEPLSGDFLAKTVAHFQPVKLAAFEAHFQTEAGAPLQIGGIPDLEARENKYAISIPYLLSILAFSDPKAVVKGLNDYPRDLWPNIYIIRNAFQIMLGCGMVMMLVSLWAAFIYWRKRVLPDSTTFLKTMVFSAPLGFLAVECGWLVTEVGRQPWVIQSVLKTADVVTPMPGLIVPFAFFSLLYVFLFVIVVWLIRRQVIESSP from the coding sequence ATGGAAGATTTAATCTTCGCTCGAATGCAAATGGGGGTCTCGCTGGTCTTCCATATTGTCTTCGCTTGCATTGGTGTTGCCATGCCCTTGTTGATGGTGATCGCCGAATGGCTGTGGCTTAAAACCGGTGACGATGTTTATTTGGACTTAGCTAAACGCTGGGCTAAGGGCACCGCAATTTTGTTTGCGGTGGGAGCTGTGTCGGGAACGGTAATATCTTTTGAGCTTGGTCTTTTGTGGCCGAAGTTTATGGAATTTGCCGGTGCTGTAATCGGTATGCCTTTCGCTCTTGAAGGATTTGCCTTCTTTACGGAAGCCATTTTCTTAGGCATCTATCTCTATGGATGGGAGAAAGTAAGTAAGGTGCAACACTTGCTTGCTGGTGTAGTTGTGGCTTTAAGCGGTGCTGCCTCAGCAACTTTTGTTGTGATTGCCAATGCTTGGATGAATACCCCAGCAGGATTTCGCCTGGAAAACGGCAAGCCCGTGGATATCGATCCTGTTGCAGCAATGTTTACGCCGGCTGCTTTACCTCAAATCTTGCATATGGATATTGCGGCTTACGCGGCAACCGGTTTCCTTGTTGCCGGTATTCACGCTTTTATGCTTCTTAAAGATAAAACCAATCGCTTTCATCGAGCCGCATTTGCTATTGCTCTTTCAATAGGCGTGGTTATGGGTATATTGGAGCCGTTAAGTGGGGACTTCCTTGCTAAAACAGTAGCGCATTTTCAGCCGGTAAAACTAGCTGCGTTTGAAGCGCATTTTCAAACTGAGGCAGGAGCGCCATTGCAAATTGGCGGAATTCCGGATTTGGAAGCGCGTGAGAACAAGTACGCAATATCTATACCGTATTTGCTAAGCATTCTTGCATTTAGTGATCCCAAGGCTGTTGTTAAAGGTTTGAATGACTACCCAAGAGATCTTTGGCCGAATATCTACATCATTCGCAATGCCTTTCAAATAATGCTTGGCTGCGGCATGGTAATGATGCTGGTTTCGCTATGGGCTGCATTTATATACTGGCGTAAAAGAGTATTGCCGGATTCCACGACATTTTTGAAGACAATGGTTTTTTCGGCACCGCTGGGATTCCTTGCTGTGGAATGTGGTTGGTTGGTCACAGAAGTGGGGCGTCAACCCTGGGTAATACAAAGCGTTCTTAAAACAGCCGATGTAGTGACACCTATGCCGGGGCTTATCGTGCCCTTTGCATTTTTTAGTTTGCTCTATGTTTTTTTGTTTGTGATCGTAGTTTGGCTTATTCGCCGTCAGGTAATTGAAAGTTCGCCGTAA
- a CDS encoding septal ring lytic transglycosylase RlpA family protein — protein sequence MASGFVYRCWTNNNRGSSGNFLVFVSTTIALMVMFMVTKASAFVATVTAVEAGNHRFLVEEEAMSQSELKKVIKPKSKVAKIKTKHKRHLARAKSKKRWRPFAIAHHGGHSLGSLMSTATAESAGIASWYGPRFHGRRTASGTRYDMNEMTAAHKSLPFGTKLLVTNKATNRSAVVTITDRGPYAGKRVLDLSKEAARQLHMIRSGIGEVEWKVL from the coding sequence ATGGCAAGCGGCTTTGTATATCGTTGCTGGACCAATAACAATCGTGGGTCCAGCGGCAATTTTTTGGTTTTTGTGTCGACAACAATTGCGCTTATGGTGATGTTTATGGTCACTAAAGCGAGCGCCTTTGTTGCCACAGTGACAGCAGTTGAAGCAGGTAATCATAGATTTCTAGTTGAAGAAGAAGCTATGTCTCAGTCTGAATTGAAAAAGGTAATTAAGCCAAAATCAAAAGTGGCAAAAATCAAGACTAAACACAAAAGACATTTGGCACGAGCAAAATCTAAGAAAAGATGGAGACCATTTGCGATCGCTCATCATGGCGGACACAGCTTGGGCAGCCTGATGAGCACAGCCACTGCCGAAAGCGCCGGCATTGCTTCCTGGTATGGACCACGCTTTCACGGAAGAAGGACGGCATCCGGCACGCGTTATGACATGAACGAAATGACCGCCGCTCACAAGAGCCTTCCTTTCGGCACAAAGCTGCTTGTCACCAACAAAGCAACTAACAGAAGTGCTGTCGTTACCATTACTGACAGAGGTCCGTATGCGGGCAAGCGTGTCTTGGACTTATCCAAGGAAGCCGCACGCCAATTGCATATGATTCGCTCAGGTATCGGCGAGGTTGAGTGGAAGGTCCTCTAA
- a CDS encoding chlorite dismutase family protein codes for MSSTTMQPQADAAQRQPKLRRQFVSFSFYQIDPQWRKLPKQEREQGKKEIEQVIKRFVDEKKCQILTYSTVGMRGDADFLLWIISFELEPIQELTTAIAATSMGAYLTRPHSFLAMTKRSMYLDRINPEHQEDRAHVIPGKFKYFFVYPFLKKREWYLLPMEERQLMMDEHIRIGNKYPSVKLNTTYSFGIDDQEFVVAFETDVPADFLDLVQELRESKGSLYTLRDTPIITCIAMSTKEMLDSLGG; via the coding sequence ATGAGTTCAACAACCATGCAACCGCAAGCAGATGCCGCTCAAAGGCAGCCGAAACTGCGCAGGCAATTTGTCAGCTTTTCCTTTTATCAAATAGATCCGCAGTGGCGGAAATTGCCTAAGCAAGAACGCGAGCAAGGCAAAAAAGAAATTGAGCAAGTAATTAAGCGTTTTGTCGATGAGAAGAAGTGCCAGATTCTTACCTATTCAACAGTTGGTATGCGTGGCGATGCAGACTTCTTGCTCTGGATAATTTCATTTGAGCTGGAGCCTATTCAAGAATTGACCACGGCTATCGCGGCAACCTCAATGGGCGCATATCTTACGCGTCCGCATTCGTTTTTGGCTATGACAAAGCGTTCTATGTATTTGGACAGAATTAACCCTGAGCATCAGGAAGACAGAGCTCATGTCATTCCAGGCAAGTTCAAGTACTTCTTCGTTTACCCGTTTTTGAAGAAGCGTGAATGGTATCTTTTGCCGATGGAAGAGCGCCAGTTGATGATGGATGAGCACATCCGAATTGGCAATAAGTACCCATCAGTGAAATTGAACACTACTTATTCTTTCGGCATCGATGATCAAGAATTTGTGGTGGCTTTTGAAACTGATGTCCCAGCTGATTTTTTGGATCTGGTGCAAGAGTTGCGTGAATCCAAAGGCAGTCTATACACCTTGCGCGATACGCCAATTATTACTTGTATCGCCATGAGCACCAAGGAAATGCTCGACAGCCTAGGTGGCTAA